TTTCATTCAATTCAAGTGAAATGAGATAGTTAAACAGTCTCCGAGGCGTATACGCTAACGCCCTGAAATTGCGGGCGTTCTAAGTGCGTTAATTGGATTCCAAGCGCGTCCATCAGCGTGGTCTCCTGTGTGGACATTTTTTCGAGTTGAGCGGACACATACGCCACCAGCGTTCGGAGTTCTCCCCATATCTCGCGCCGGTCCCGAAAGACGGAAAGCGATTCGCCGTTGATCTCGATCGGTTCGAATCGCCGTTTGGCCTCGTGAATCAGCGCGCGAAGATGCGCAGGGGTCAACGCGCCCACATAATGAAACCCCAACCCGATTTTAACATCCAAGTCATCGCGCAAGAGCCATTGGACATCCTCGCCAATCCGTTATTTCTCCCCGAATGCATCCGGGTGGAATTTGACGTTTTATGGACGGAAAAGCACATGGAAAAGATCATCGCCGCCGCCGTGAAATACCATCCGGCCATCGAGATCAATTCCGCCTATAATCTGCCCAGCCCAACTTTTCTCAAAATGGCGAAAACTGCGGGGGCGTTATTCTCGTTCGGCACCAACATCCACGGCCTGGATGTGGAGAAGTTGGATTATTGCGTGAAAATGGCGATAGAGTTAGGATTAAAAAAGGAAAACATATTTGCTCCTGCCCCCGCAGGAAAGAAGCCGATTCAAATCCGTAAGTTCTCTTGAACCATCCGCTGAAATCCAGCGCTGGTTTCGATAGAGATTCCATAAAAGGGATTCCCCTGCAAGGCTGACGCCGTGGAGGAAGAACATTGCCCGCCAATCTCTCTCCCGAGTTCAACAACGCGGAAAAAGAATACAAAGCCGCCAAAACGCCGGAGGACAAGCTGTTATGCCTTCAGCGGATGCTCTCCACGATTCCCAAACACAAGGGAACCGAGAAGATGCAGGCCGATATCAAGCGCCGCATCGCCCAACTGAAGGAACGCCTAGAATCGCACAGCAAGAAAAAAGGCCCCTCCTATCGCATAAAGCCGGAAGGCGCGGGCCAAATCGCGCTGATCGGCCCGCCCAACAGCGGCAAATCCTCCCTCCTCGCCGCGCTTAGCCGAGCCGAACCGGTTATCGCCGATTATCCTTTTTCCACCCGCGAACCCATTCCGGGAATGCTGCATTATCTGGACATTCAAATTCAACTGCTCGATCTTCCTCCCATATCCAAAGAGCATTGCGAGAGTTTCGTCTTCGACAACATACGCGGCGCGGATGGCGCATTGTTGATGCTCGACTTGGGCGCAGCGGATCCAGCGCAGGATTATCAAGAGACAACGGAAATTCTCCAGCAAAAGAAAATTCGCTTGATCCCGCCGGAGGTAGAGCGAGAAACGGAAGAGACGGGAGGAACATCGGATATCCGCAGCCTGCTGATTTTCAATAAATGCGACCTCGATCCGGACGGCGAATTGGCGGAGTTGGCGGCGGAATTGATCGAGAGTTCCTTGCCTGCGCGTTCTATTTCCGCCAAACGAAAAATCAACCTGGACGGCTTAGCGAAAGACATTTTCGATCTGCTTCATATCATCCGCGTTTATTCCAAGCATCCCGGCAAACCGCCGGATTTGGACGCGCCCTTCACCGCCCCGGCAGGCTGCGATGTGATGGGATTCGCGGGCTTGGTGCATAAGGATTTCGCGGCGCATTTGAAATCGGCGCGCATTTGGGGCAGCGCCAAATTCGATGGTCAGATCGTCCAGCGCGATCATGTTCTCCAGGACGGCGACATTGTCGAATTATCCATGTAATGGGAGGCTCTTACAAAATTAATAAAATCCGCTTTTAAATTCTCCCCCCAAGATTGGGGGGAGTTAGAGGGGGGGTGATTATGCTAGACTTAAAGCAATCCCCTCCTGACCTCCCCCAAGCATGGGGGAGGAATTATGGAGTTTTACAAGAGGCTCATAGGATAAAACAATATGACAAAACGATCCACCGTAGAAGAATTTCTCCAGCAAAAGCGATTCGCGGTAGCGGGCGTCTCCCAGAAGAAACGAAAATTCGGCTATGTCGTTTATAAAAACCTTCTATCGAAGGGCTATAACGTATTCCCCGTAAATCCCCATGCGAAAACCATCGATGGAAATCCCTGTTATGAGAGTCTTCTGGCCTTGCCGGAAAAAGTCGACGCCGCCGTGATCGTCACTCCGCCGCCGCAAACGGAAAAGATCGTTCGCGACGCGCATGAAGCGGGCATCGCGCGCCTTTGGATGCAACAGGGCGCGGAATCGCCGGAAGCCATCCGTTTCTGCGAAGAAAAGGGAATCAGCGTTGTGCATGGCGAGTGCATCTTGATGTTCGCCGAACCGGCGGGATGGCCGCATCGCCTTCATCGCCTGATTTGGAAATGGCTGGGCAAACTGCCTAAATAGATTCGGTTAAATTATTGTTACGCCGCCTTCCCATTCTTTATCGAATTCGCATAGGCAAATATGCTATGCTATAGTGCGATGTCCACGAACAAGAGAATCGTTTCCTTCGGGTGCTAACACGGCAAAATATTAACTGAACCTACTAGGAGGTTGTTCCATGCGGTATCGGAAATCATCACGTAAAGAGTATCGTCCGCCGCTGGTTTGTCGTTATTTCGTTTTTATCTTTTTGTTGACAATCGTTTCCATTCCCGGTTACTTCGCCGATGCGGAAGATTGGCCGACATACCAGCACGATAACCAGCGTTCGGGAGTTACGTCGGAAAAGCTGACGTTGCCGCTTAACGCCCAATGGACGTTAGCGCCCCGGCAAAAACCGCGCGCCGCATGGGAAGGAAGCCCCGCTCCCAACGACTATTGGCATTTTTTCAAGAATTTGAGGCCAAGGTCGCTCTTCGATCAGGCGAACTATATCAGCGCCGTCAGCGATTCGATCTTTTTCGGTTCTTCTTCCGACGACATTGTCAGCTGCCGCGACATGAATTCCGGCGAGGAGCGTTGGGTCTTTTTCACGGAAGGACCAGTACGCTTCGCTCCCAGCCTTTACGAGGGGAAAGCCTATTTCGGCTCCGACGACGGCTACGCCTACTGCCTGAACGCCCAGACGGGGGATTTAATTTGGAAATATAAGCCCTATCCCCAAAACAAGCGGATCATTGGGAATGGGCGCATGATTTCGGTTTGTCCAATTCGCACCTCCGTTTTGATCCAAAATGGCGCCGTCTATTTCTGCGCGGGCATCTTTCCGCTGGAGGGAGTTTATCTCTGCGCTCTCAATCCCGATAACGGATCGAAGATTTGGGAAAAAACGTTATCGGACTCGCCGCAAGGGTATCTCCTAAGTACGCTGGATAATCTTTTCGTACCTACGGGAAATACGAATCCGATCGTTTTTAGTTCCACGGACGGCAGAAAAATCGGCTCCTACAGCAACGGACGTTCGGGAGGAACCTATGCGCTGATTGTGGACGACAAGATCGTATCCGGGCCGGGATATACGGAAGCGGGATCGGATTGGCTCAATACGTACGATACTGATACTCGCGCCAACGTCGCTTCCTTTCAGGGAAATCATGTGATCGTTACGGACAAAATCTCTTTCCTCCACACGGACAGTCGGCTAACCGCCATCGACCGCGAAGCCTATTTCTCCGCTTCCACGAGAGAAGCGGAGATGCGGCGGCGCAGCGAAGAGATTCGCAAGCAAATAAAGCAAATGGACGTCCAAACGCGCTCGGAAAAATCCCCGTCGCTGTTGGACGAACTTACAACTTTGCAGAGCGAGATGGAAAAGTGCGTTCAAGCGAAGCAGGCGGCGGTTTTGTGGTCGGCGATGTGCGCCCATCCCTATTCGCTGATCGCGGCGGGGAATCTTCTTTTCGCGGGCGGCGACAACGAAGCCGCCGCGTATAGCATGACGAACGGGGAATTGCTATGGAAAAGCGCAGTAACCGGGCGCGCTTACGGTTTGGCCGCCGCCAATGGCAGCCTCTTTGTCAGCACCGATCAGGGAACCATTCATCGCTTCAGTTCAGGCGCCGGCGTTTCGCATTGGATTTATTATTAACTCATTTTGCGCATTTCCATCTCTCGCTTTTTTGGGGGGGATCAGAGTGAAGAGTTACAAGTCTAACCATATCAGAAAAGCAGGATGGGTCGCGTTTTTTGACCCATCGAATAAGGAATAACGCCGAAAAAAGAATTCTTTGCGGCAACCAAAATCATCCGTGAAATCCGCCGGATGGCAAGGGCAAAGTCGTTTTTGCCCTTGAGTTATTTCAATCCCGCCAATCGAA
The sequence above is drawn from the Candidatus Omnitrophota bacterium genome and encodes:
- a CDS encoding GTPase, with product MPANLSPEFNNAEKEYKAAKTPEDKLLCLQRMLSTIPKHKGTEKMQADIKRRIAQLKERLESHSKKKGPSYRIKPEGAGQIALIGPPNSGKSSLLAALSRAEPVIADYPFSTREPIPGMLHYLDIQIQLLDLPPISKEHCESFVFDNIRGADGALLMLDLGAADPAQDYQETTEILQQKKIRLIPPEVERETEETGGTSDIRSLLIFNKCDLDPDGELAELAAELIESSLPARSISAKRKINLDGLAKDIFDLLHIIRVYSKHPGKPPDLDAPFTAPAGCDVMGFAGLVHKDFAAHLKSARIWGSAKFDGQIVQRDHVLQDGDIVELSM
- a CDS encoding CoA-binding protein, producing MTKRSTVEEFLQQKRFAVAGVSQKKRKFGYVVYKNLLSKGYNVFPVNPHAKTIDGNPCYESLLALPEKVDAAVIVTPPPQTEKIVRDAHEAGIARLWMQQGAESPEAIRFCEEKGISVVHGECILMFAEPAGWPHRLHRLIWKWLGKLPK
- a CDS encoding PQQ-binding-like beta-propeller repeat protein: MRYRKSSRKEYRPPLVCRYFVFIFLLTIVSIPGYFADAEDWPTYQHDNQRSGVTSEKLTLPLNAQWTLAPRQKPRAAWEGSPAPNDYWHFFKNLRPRSLFDQANYISAVSDSIFFGSSSDDIVSCRDMNSGEERWVFFTEGPVRFAPSLYEGKAYFGSDDGYAYCLNAQTGDLIWKYKPYPQNKRIIGNGRMISVCPIRTSVLIQNGAVYFCAGIFPLEGVYLCALNPDNGSKIWEKTLSDSPQGYLLSTLDNLFVPTGNTNPIVFSSTDGRKIGSYSNGRSGGTYALIVDDKIVSGPGYTEAGSDWLNTYDTDTRANVASFQGNHVIVTDKISFLHTDSRLTAIDREAYFSASTREAEMRRRSEEIRKQIKQMDVQTRSEKSPSLLDELTTLQSEMEKCVQAKQAAVLWSAMCAHPYSLIAAGNLLFAGGDNEAAAYSMTNGELLWKSAVTGRAYGLAAANGSLFVSTDQGTIHRFSSGAGVSHWIYY